A region of Rhodamnia argentea isolate NSW1041297 chromosome 9, ASM2092103v1, whole genome shotgun sequence DNA encodes the following proteins:
- the LOC125316616 gene encoding 60S ribosomal protein L18a-like protein encodes MSQDDKSRGLIGDPQQSPNYYGTFQGVANYYNPPPPPPQLQQQQLFPPPVIGFPHPVPPPGSTGSPRFYPYGYQTVAGYAIVEGTPVREHRLPCCGLGIGWFLFLIGFFLGGIPWYIGTFLLICACPDRREKPGYVACAIASFLAVLAVTVGATRGPHRW; translated from the exons ATGAGTCAAGACGATAAAAGCAGAGGCTTGATCGGCGACCCCCAGCAGAGCCCGAACTACTACGGAACGTTCCAAGGCGTAGCGAACTACTataaccctcctcctcctcctccgcagctgcagcagcagcagctgttCCCTCCGCCGGTCATCGGGTTCCCCCACCCGGTTCCTCCTCCGGGCTCCACCGGCAGTCCCCGGTTCTATCCTTACGGTTATCAAACCGTCGCGG GTTATGCAATTGTGGAGGGAACACCGGTTAGAGAGCATCGCTTACCTTGCTGCGGTCTTGGTATCGGCTGGTTCTT GTTCTTGATTGGTTTCTTTCTCGGTGGCATCCCCTGGTACATTGGGACTTTTCTCCTTATTTGTGCTTGCCCAGATCGGCGAGAAAAGCCTGGATATGTTGCTTGTGCAATAGCT TCTTTCCTTGCTGTTCTTGCTGTTACTGTGGGTGCGACAAGGGGGCCTCATAGGTGGTGA
- the LOC125316619 gene encoding 3-oxoacyl-[acyl-carrier-protein] synthase I, chloroplastic-like has translation MQSLQSPPLRVSPLGPLRKSSSNAYPHAGPRAPRRVAVPAVRSSAPAAVSAPRREKDPKKRVVVTGMGLVSVFGNDVDAYYEKLLAGESGIGPIDRFDASKFPTRFAGQIHGFSSQGYIDGKNDRRLDDCLRYCIVAAKKALEDADLGGDRRSKIEKERAGVLVGTGMGGLTVFSDGVQNLIEKGHRKITPFFIPYAITNMGSALIAIEIGFMGPNYSISTACATSNYCFYAAANHIRRGEADLMIAGGTEAAIIPIGLGGFVACRALSQRNDDPQTASRPWDRDRDGFVMGEGAGVLVMESLEHAMKRGAPIIAEYLGGAVNCDAYHMTDPRADGLGVSSCIERSLEDAGVSPEEVNYINAHATSTLAGDLAEINAIKKVFKNTSGIKINATKSMIGHCLGAAGGLEAIATVKAITTGWLHPSINQFNPEPSVDFDTVANKKQQHEVNVAISNSFGFGGHNSVVAFSAFKP, from the exons atGCAATCCCTGCAATCTCCGCCCCTCCGCGTCTCCCCCCTCGGCCCGCTCCGCAAATCGTCCTCCAATGCCTACCCCCACGCCGGTCCACGAGCCCCCAGGCGCGTCGCCGTCCCCGCCGTCAGGTCCTCCGCCCCGGCAGCCGTCTCCGCCCCCAGGCGCGAGAAGGACCCCAAGAAGCGCGTCGTCGTCACCGGGATGGGCCTCGTCTCCGTCTTCGGCAACGACGTCGACGCCTACTACGAGAAGCTGCTCGCCGGCGAGAGCGGGATCGGCCCGATCGACCGCTTCGACGCCTCCAAGTTCCCCACGCGCTTCGCCGGGCAGATCCACGGGTTCTCGTCCCAGGGCTACATCGACGGGAAGAACGACCGGCGCCTCGACGATTGCTTGCGCTACTGCATTGTCGCTGCCAAGAAGGCGCTCGAAGATGCTGATCTCGGCGGCGATAGGCGCTCCAAG ATCGAAAAGGAGCGGGCTGGTGTACTTGTTGGGACAGGTATGGGTGGTTTGACTGTGTTCTCTGATGGCGTACAGAATCTAATTGAGAAAGGTCACAGGAAGATAACCCCCTTCTTTATTCCTTATGCCATAACAAACATGGGATCTGCGTTGATTGCCATTGAAATTGGTTTCATGGGTCCAAATTATTCCATCTCAACTGCATGTGCCACTTCCAACTATTGCTTCTATGCTGCTGCCAATCACATCCGTCGGGGTGAGGCTGATCTGATGATTGCTGGTGGCACTGAAGCTGCCATTATTCCCATTGGCTTGGGTGGTTTCGTGGCATGCAGAGCCTTGTCTCAGAGAAACGATGATCCACAAACTGCGTCAAGGCCTTGGGATAGAGATCGAGATGGTTTTGTCATGGGTGAAGGAGCAGGAGTTTTG GTAATGGAGAGCTTGGAGCACGCAATGAAAAGAGGTGCACCAATTATTGCCGAGTATTTGGGAGGTGCGGTCAACTGTGATGCTTATCACATGACTGATCCAAGGGCTGATGGACTTGGTGTTTCCTCTTGCATTGAGAGGAGCCTTGAAGATGCGGGTGTGTCACCAGAGGAG GTGAACTACATAAATGCGCATGCAACTTCAACTCTTGCTGGAGACCTGGCCGAGATTAATGCCATAAAAAAGGTGTTTAAAAATACCTCAGGGATCAAAATAAATGCAACCaag TCTATGATTGGACACTGTCTTGGTGCTGCCGGAGGTTTGGAAGCTATTGCCACAGTGAAAGCAATCACAACAGGGTGGCTTCATCCCTCTATTAACCAGTTT AATCCTGAGCCCTCTGTAGATTTTGACACTGTCGCAAACAAGAAGCAGCAGCATGAAGTGAATGTTG CCATATCAAATTCTTTCGGGTTTGGAGGACACAACTCTGTGGTGGCCTTTTCAGCATTCAAGCCTTGA
- the LOC125316615 gene encoding 60S ribosomal protein L18a-like — translation MVTFRFHQYQVVGRALPTEADEHPKIYRMKLWATNEVRAKSKFWYFLRKLKKVKKSNGQVLAINEIFEKNPTKINNYGIWLRYQSRTGYHNMYKEYRDTTLNGAVEQMYTEMASRHRVRFPCIQIIKTATVPAKLCKRESTKQFHNSKIKFPLVFKKVRPPTRKLKTTYKASRPNLFM, via the exons ATGGTCACCTTCAGG TTTCACCAGTACCAGGTTGTGGGTAGAGCCCTGCCCACTGAGGCAGATGAGCACCCGAAGATCTATCGAATGAAGCTGTGGGCCACCAATGAGGTCCGCGCCAAGTCCAAGTTCTG GTATTTCCTGAGGAAGCTGAAGAAGGTCAAGAAGAGCAACGGCCAGGTTCTTGCGATCAACGAG ATTTTTGAGAAGAACCCTACAAAGATCAATAACTATGGGATATGGCTCCGTTACCAAAGCCGAACCGGATACCACAACATGTATAAGGAATACCGAGATACCACACTGAATGGGGCTGTGGAGCAGATGTATACCGAGATGGCATCTCGCCACAGAGTCAGGTTCCCCTGTATCCAGATCATCAAGACTGCCACTGTTCCGGCCAAGCTTTGCAAGAGGGAGAGCACCAAGCAGTTCCACAACTCGAAGATCAAGTTCCCGCTGGTATTCAAGAAGGTTAGACCACCAACCAGGAAGCTGAAGACCACCTACAAGGCATCAAGGCCCAATTTGTTTATGTAA